Proteins encoded by one window of Nicotiana tabacum cultivar K326 chromosome 10, ASM71507v2, whole genome shotgun sequence:
- the LOC107771396 gene encoding protein SLOW GREEN 1, chloroplastic, which yields MTTLNPVCSKTNQIHKQFLHNQRPIYAKPISCLSFRTPPPPFSTSFFSIKASSSQNPKPIIPQNPNEKSQNPFSFLKPTLVATVTATALIFSRFYFFPKPSISAQNFAPPAAAVETDVREAVSEEEKERAIEEHLVSNPDDVEALRNLMEIKIKNKKILDAISIIDKLIEVEPNESEWPLMKSHLYVNIGEVELAKVGFNEILKKDPFRVEAYHGLVMAASQDESIADLKGIEKMIEEGMKLCKKENKKSDLRDFKLLLAQIRVIEGKYEDALKVYGELVKEEPRDFRPYLCQGIIYTLLRKSSEAEKCFEKYRRLVPQGHPYARYFDENMIATKVFAQKAENERAGSKS from the coding sequence ATGACAACCTTAAACCCTGTCTGTTCCAAAACAAACCAAATTCACAAGCAATTCCTACATAATCAACGTCCAATTTATGCTAAACCCATTTCTTGTCTCTCTTTCAGAACCCCACCCCCACCATTTTCCACCTCTTTCTTCTCCATTAAAGCCTCATCTTCCCAAAACCCTAAACCCATTATCCCTCAAAACCCTAACGAAAAATCCCAAAACCCATTCTCATTCCTCAAGCCGACACTCGTTGCTACAGTTACTGCCACTGCCCTTATCTTTTCAAGATTCTATTTTTTCCCAAAACCTTCAATTTCTGCTCAGAATTTTGCTCCTCCTGCTGCTGCTGTGGAAACTGATGTGAGAGAAGCTGTTTCAGAGGAGGAAAAAGAGAGGGCAATTGAGGAACACTTGGTTTCAAACCCAGATGACGTAGAAGCATTAAGGAATTTGATGGAAATTAAGATAAAGAACAAGAAAATACTTGATGCTATTAGTATTATTGATAAGTTGATTGAGGTTGAACCGAATGAATCCGAATGGCCATTGATGAAATCCCATTTGTATGTTAACATAGGTGAGGTAGAATTAGCCAAAGTTGGGTTCAATGAGATATTAAAAAAAGACCCTTTTCGCGTCGAGGCGTATCATGGGCTAGTTATGGCTGCGTCACAAGATGAATCGATCGCAGATTTGAAGGGGATTGAGAAAATGATTGAGGAGGGGATGAAGTTGTGTAAGAAGGAGAATAAAAAGAGTGACTTGAGGGATTTTAAGCTATTGCTTGCACAAATTCGAGTGATTGAAGGGAAATATGAAGATGCATTGAAAGTTTACGGGGAGTTAGTTAAAGAGGAGCCTAGGGATTTTAGGCCTTATTTGTGTCAAGGTATAATATACACATTGTTGAGGAAAAGCAGTGAGGCTGAGAAGTGTTTTGAGAAGTATCGGAGACTTGTACCTCAAGGCCATCCCTATGCTAGGTATTTCGATGAGAATATGATTGCAACTAAGGTTTTTGCACAGAAGGCGGAGAATGAGAGAGCTGGGTCGAAAAGTTGA